One Palaemon carinicauda isolate YSFRI2023 chromosome 5, ASM3689809v2, whole genome shotgun sequence DNA window includes the following coding sequences:
- the LOC137641043 gene encoding uncharacterized protein, which produces MQETALSAEDMHENAIHDDGKQSNGETMAIEEPSIENPSSFTNYYVCLKESSGALTCEKCSQNVHAICGHSPKDDDDNEVEGYVVSILCTVCFNIEKAIKYKMESKSNLEMQAKRMKRGSDKKCPPAPLGASVQVPIPDVDKGRGDLRNLLAVVMSMTEDGFYRPGTAQGILKQLYARSEFTVCPKDFMKAEDVPDLEIAFQSAATSLSTGSGQGFVRCMCKTKCQTMRCLCVKKKIKCNLKCHSSLPCCNK; this is translated from the coding sequence ATGCAAGAGACAGCACTTTCTGCAGAAGACATGCATGAGAATGCAATCCATGATGATGGAAAACAAAGCAATGGTGAAACCATGGCTATCGAAGAGCCTTCTATTGAAAACCCTTCTTCTTTCACTAACTACTACGTCTGCTTAAAAGAATCCAGCGGTGCTCTTACATGTGAAAAGTGTAGCCAAAATGTTCATGCCATCTGTGGGCATTCCCCTAAAGACGATGATGACAACGAAGTAGAAGGTTATGTGGTTAGCATTTTGTGCACTGTTTGCTTCAATATTGAGAAAGCTATCAAATATAAAATGGAATCGAAATCAAACCTGGAAATGCAGGCCAAAAGAATGAAAAGGGGTTCTGACAAAAAATGTCCTCCTGCGCCTTTAGGAGCCAGTGTGCAAGTTCCGATTCCCGATGTTGACAAAGGGCGGGGAGACTTGCGAAATCTGTTGGCAGTTGTTATGAGCATGACAGAAGATGGCTTTTACCGCCCCGGAACTGCACAAGGAATCTTGAAGCAACTATATGCCAGATCAGAATTCACTGTATGTCCAAAAGATTTCATGAAAGCGGAAGATGTTCCTGACCTTGAAATAGCTTTCCAATCTGCTGCTACTTCTCTGTCCACAGGAAGCGGCCAAGGATTCGTCAGGTGTATGTGCAAGACGAAATGCCAAACTATGAGGTGTCTTtgtgtgaaaaagaaaattaagtgcAATTTAAAATGCCATTCTAGTCTTCCCTGCTGCAATAAGTAG